One Dermacentor albipictus isolate Rhodes 1998 colony chromosome 10, USDA_Dalb.pri_finalv2, whole genome shotgun sequence genomic window, GCCTGGCGCCACAGCTGCTCCTGCTCTCGGGCTGCAAACACGCCTCGACCAAAGAAAGTGAGCGTTGCTTCTACGTCACGCGCCAGAAGAGCCAGGGATAGGCAGTGCTACCCAAATctaacggagagagagagagagagagagagagagagagaggagagaactTTATTCGTCAGCGCGGGGAGCTAGTTCCTGGACTCCCCAGGAAGGCCAGATGGCCGCCATAGGCGATGCGTGAAGGCGGCCTCTTCGGCTCGCTTCATGGCTCCATGGCACGTCCGGGCTGGAACGGAAGAAGAGAAGCAAGAACGCTTAGCTCGCAGACACGCAAATAAGGAGCCACTATAATATGCTTCGTACCACGATAATTCCACGTAAGAAAATTTCGGCCCTATTCTTCTTTTATTAAAATTTTATGGTTATCAGAAGTAGAGATAACTGAGTGAGTCGGTGTACATTCCTTGCAAAAGAAcagcacgacgacgacgaaagacaCAGAGTTGGACACATCCTAGCGTTGACTCGCAATTGTATATTATTACTGTGTACAATTATACAGTAAGCATTCGGTAACACACAGAATCACTTTCTAGCATGGGTGAGCCTATAGCAGGTTTTCGGGCTGAAGCTTCTCCTATACAAGCTGCAAGCTTTCAAACGGGCGTATGGTAAAGCAAGAACGATTCCTGTCATTACGTTCCTCCTCATGACTTGGTAGATCCTGTGGGCGCTAAATGAATATAACGGAAAGAGTTCAAGAAAGCCTCCCtagaaaagaaaaggggggagaGGATAAAAAAAATTGGGGTCAGTTACTCGTTTCGCCCGTTTTTATAATAGCGTGAACTGATTGGTGGCTTTGACCCTTTTAAAATGTTCGTCACGAGTTCCAGGCCTCGATCCTTTAGGCCTAACATACGCAGACTGCCCACAAAGGAACGCTCGACGAAAGCGAGACGCGAAGAGGGAGGAGATCGAGCAAGTGGCTCGTTGCCGGCATCGCGAGCAGGCGTTGCGCGCACTATAGAGTCTCTcttccattattttttttttcaggagcctCGGCCAAACCGACGCGTTAGCCTAATTAGCCCCCATCGGCGAGCTAGCTCGCGGCGGCAGCGGTGGCTTCACTCCACATCCGCCTAGCGGCGTGCTCGACGACGCGCCGTGAGTGTGCAGACGCGCGCCACTGCGGTGACTTCATTAGGCCTAGCACGCTTTCCCGCCGCTTCGCGCGCCCTCCCTCCCTCACGGTACcttgcaccccccctccccctcccctcccctcccctccgccTCCACAACGAGGCGCGTTCTCGGGCTAGAGCACGGAGCGTGCCTGGGCGGCAGAGTTGTTTCGGAGGCGCCGAAACTGTCGCCCCAATTAGGCTTAATTTACCCCGCTCCCGTCTCGTTTTCAGGGAGCaaagtgtgcgcgcgcgcgtgtgtgtgtgcactcgCGTCCCGGACCTCGTAAGCACGCGTGCGTTCACCGCCAACGCGTGCCGCGCTGCCGAGAAGCTAATTTGGACGGCATACTGTGGGCGATGGTTGAAGTGCTTGAATTCGCACAGACCCTTGCGATGACTTTCCTGTGGAAACACGCTGAAACAAAGGGGGGAAGGAACACGCGTGCATTAATACAACTTTTCTGAGCCGTACGCTTCTCTAGGAATAATAGCGGCCATAAGAGTGTTTTAACGTAGCGAAAACGTAGTATCAAATAGACGTACACCATATATTACCACCATAAGTATGATAAGTAgacgtgcacaaaaaaaaaataattgagagCAGCGATGCTGGTGGCGACAGCTTGTGATGTTTTGATGTGCTCTAACGCGCTAAAGCGTTTTGCTCCGACAACTGTTTTGGCGATTTCCAAAGTGGGCGCGACGGCCTGGAGAGAGGGAGGGTGACGGGGCATAGGAAGGTCTCGGAAAACTTTATCATTTTGTATTACAACAATACTACGCATTCTCAGGCCCGTTTCGTGCTCTGTATTGCGGATGGCTGCATACCTGTAATCCTTTCGATGAGCTGATTGGTATTGGTGGAAAAGAAAATACATTGTTgcaaactggacgtgcgtctCGTTGACCTCCCTACCTCATCATCAAAATAGATTGTTAGCAATTAGATTGAGTAAAGCTGAGAGCCTGATATACTAGCATTAATTTGCCGGCTAGCGTATCCGAGAAACGCTATAGCTAATAATCATATCCATTGCAACTCGCATTTCTTCAGCTATAGTTGGCGGTGTGGGAGCGCGCTTGATGTACCGCATCCTGCTTGTATATATAATCGCAGCTACCAGAAAGCGACGAGGACAAGCTCTCTCTGTCCATTCCTGACTGCTGCGTCGATAAACAATCGGATTTATTGTGTGCTCTGGATAAAACAGTACTACAAATCCTGACTTACGTGGTACTATACACCCTGCAAGGGAAGTTATTGGTTACATGAGAATAGAGAAATTCGATAGAAGAGCAAGGTAAAATAGTTGATGACTGGCTAAAAAAAATACGTGTATGAACCGACGATGATtctcaatgtaagcgaatagtcAGACGCTTCTTGAAATCTATTCATTTTATTTAGCGAATGTGTTATGTCTGACGAAAGGGCAGCGCAACGGTGGAGGGATATCAACACGGCTTTAGCCATCAACCTAACAGCGGCGGGAGAACGGCCCGGTTCTATGTTCCCGGTATGAAAGCCAGCGCCAGTTTGGATAACGGCGCTTTTTGAGCACAACCAAAGGGTGATAACGCTTGCGCAATTGCCACGGCGAATGCCTGGCTGTGGCGCCTCATCGCCTAGGTGCGCGAAATATCTCCCCCACACTTGTTTATTGTCCATCCCGTAGGAAGATTGCGCGCCGTAGCAGTCGGGAAGTCGGCGCTGACGTAGTGGGTAACGGTGACATTGTTCGGCGACTTTCCTGGTTGTCGACGGCTGTTCGACAGGCTCGGTGATGCTGCTAGCGCTAGCTGTGACCTGGTCCTCATCGTGGAAGTTGGTGGCTGTGACCACCGTGTCGTCAGAGTCCGGAGCACGTATGATGTGGTTACGGTGACGCGCCGATTCACACACACTTCGAGGGGTCACGGCGCTAACACGACACGGCACTGGACCGGTGCGAGCGAGAACGGTAGTTCTTGACCACCTTGTTTCACGGCCAGCCTTACGGACACGGACATGGTGTCCTTCGCTGAACGCAATCGCACGGCGCCTGTGGCGACTGGTGTCCTGAAACTGTTTGCTGGCGACCCACTCGTCAACGGAGGGCCTGACGAGGTCCAGCCTAGTCCTGAGGCGCCTCCCCAACAGCAAAAGAGTCGCTTGCGCAGTGTTGCGGTACGACAGGAGGAGTTCTGCGAGCTTTGACGGTGATGTAAGTCGGCTGGACTTCCGATGTGCGCCCTTCAGCGTCTGGACGAAACGTTCTGTCAGATCGTTGCAGATGGGGTGATATAGAGTTGTTCGCACGTGTCTGGTTCCCACTCACTGCAGGTACTCTGGAAATCTGCAGAAGCGAGCCAAGTGCTGTTGTCCGACACAAAAGTCTCGGGGAATCCGAATCTGCAAAACAGTTCAGGTAGGCATGAAATGGTTGCTTCAGTGGTGGTTTTCCGCATTGGAAACACCTCTGATTACCGCGGCCAGTTTTTCACCCGTTGGGTGGATGCAGTGTTTGTTGATTACGTGACCCAAATAAGTCAGCTCGTCACGAAGGAATTCGCACTTCGATGACTTGACGCGGATTCCACGTTCTGACAGCCTTTTTAGATCTGCGTCAAGGTTTTGCAAGTGATGTACCTTTGAGCAACCCGTAAATAGGATATCGTCAATGTAGTAAAACACGAAGTTGGGGCCCTTCAAGGCattattcattattttttttttgaatattgCGGGTGCCGAAGCATTTCCAAAGGGCAGACGATTCACGGCGTAAAGACCGTTGTGAGTGTTAAGCGTAAGGCACTGTTTTGACTCTCGATCCATTTCTACCTGCTGGTACGCCTTGTTAAGATCAATTTTAGAAAATTGCTGTCCACCAGCGAGGGCAACAAACAGCACTTCGGGTTTGGTTAACGGGTAGCGTTCTATGTCTAGTATGGAGTTCAGTGTCAGCTTGTAATTGCCGCATACTCTTATTGACCCGCCTCGTTTCAAAACTGGCACCACCGAAGTGGCGTACTCGCTACTCGTTACCGGTGTCAATATGCCCATCTGTTCTCTAGACAACTCTTGCCCAACAGCACTTTCTTAGAGAAAATGGAACGCTTCGAAACACTTTAGCGTCTTCCCATCTTTGAAAACAAGAGTTTCCTTCTCACCTCGAATGGTGCCTAGCTCGTCCTTGAGGTCCTTGTGGTGGTCCAGCAAGAATTTTAGCTGGGGCACTCGTTCAACGCTGAGTGATGGGCTCACACTGTAGCTGTTGCAGGCCGCAAACTTTCCTCCAGTCGATGCGCACTTGCTGAAGCCAGTTGCACCCGAACAGCGCCGGACCGCTTTGAGGAAGCACGCACAGCGGCAAGCGCTGGCACTGGTCCTTGAGCTCAACTCTAAGAAAAGGAATACCGCGTGGCTTCACAGGTTCGCCCTTATAAGTCTTGCGCGTCTACTTAGTTTCCTTAAGAGGTACTGTGGGAAAAAGTGAGCGGAACTGACCCTGTGACATTATCGAAATGGCGGCTCCCGTATCAAGCTCCATTTGCAAGGAAACACTCTCGATGATTAAGCTGAATCTGATGGGGTATCCTGTGTCTACCTCTTCGGCTGCAACACTTAGCAGGGGTGGTTTTGAAGGTTGTAACAACCAAACGTTCTGCACTGTTCGCTTTCGCTTCGGTTACAATTTTCCCTGCTGCCTTAGACAGGCTTTCTGATTGTACCTTTTCCTGtttcagagaaaaaaacaagTCGCATTGACGTGCGGACATGCATTGGCAGTGTGAACAGAGTTACAGCGGAAGCATTTCGTTGTTACCCTGCATGGTAAGCAACTGACGCACCCCGAACTCGCTTTCAGGCTTCGAATGAACAGCTGTAGCGTTAGCGAGCGCAGCTTTCAATGATGTTGCGTGGTCAATGGCTCGTTGAAACGTTAGATTCTTGTCTTCCGAAAACAATTATCTTTGAGTGTCGACTCTGGAGATACCACAGACAAATCTGTCTCGAAGCGCCTCGTCAGAAATGCCCCAAACTCGCATGTTTGTgccaatggcagtagctccgccACGTATACTGTGGTATCGTTTCATGCTCCTTCTGCCCTCGGCGATGAAGCTTCACTCGCTCTCCTATGACACGTCGTTCAGGGGAAAAAAAATCTACGAAGCAGTTCGCACAAGGTTTCCAGTGGCTTCGAGGACGGCTTATCTGGAGCGGCAAGCGGCTTGAGGAGCGAACGCGTCTACCTTCCGCTCCTCCGGAACCTTATCGGCTCGAAGGCACGCCTGCACGCGCTCTTTGTAGCTAGTCCAATCGCTCGTAAAATTTTCGAAGTACTCCACTTGCCCCAGCTGCAGACTCGTGGTCGCCTTCGCCATACTGTCCCAGCCGGCTGCTTCTCGACTGTTCATTCGTAATCCGTCAGTACGTGAATTCCGTTGCTCTCAGGCAGAAGCCTGTTCCTCGTTGGCAGCATCCCATCTTCTTTCACCAATCTGTATGTCGGACGGAAGGACAGTGCAACGGTGCAGCGGAAACAATACGGCTTTATTTAGCCATCAACTTAGTAGCGGTGGGTGAAGTGCCCGGTTCTGTGTCACAGGACGCTCGGATGCCGGCGCTATTTGAGCACAACCAAAAGGTGATAACGCTCGCGCCGTTGCCATGGCGCATGCCATGGCATGCCTAGCTGTGACGCATCGTCATCTAGGCGTGCGACGTATCAGAGTGATATGCTTGAAGGCGCATATATGTcgcagtgaggatatttaggtagcgTTAAGTGTTGTTTAACTGCGTAATTCCATAAAGAACAGAGCCAGTGACCATCACATCTGTATACCGGAAGTACCAGACGGTCATACGTGTATATAGGCCGATTTGTTGTAAGTATATGTGGCCCTGTGCTTAGCCATACCGGACTTCTCGAGGCTTCCGCGATTATCTGCCCACATTAGCGCCGCGAACGCGTGCAAAATCTTTTTTCTCTCTGAGTTACAAACCTCAGAACTATATCGGATGAGGCCACATCGGCAAGAAACGCCTCGCCAGCACCGAATGAATGTGAAGCGCGGCGAAACGTTCGAAGGTCGCCTCCCGTTTGAAAGTGCTACGTGACTCGTGTGTATGCGCCTTGACACTTAGTAATAAAGTAAACGTTTTCGCCCTTTGCGCGTCTATGCGGCAAATGAGCGCTGCGGGAGTGATGCTTTACTttcgcgaggttgaaaagaacgaaagaaagaacggaaaGAAAAGTCCGCAGACGACGGAGTGGGTCGGCTCACTGGTGTTTGCTGAAAGCGTATAGCCGCCGCGCGTGTATATATAGTGTGCACTGTGTACGGGGCTCGCGGAGCGGGGCGCCCTCTTGCGGGCGCTGCCGAGGAAGCAAATGGGTCGCGTAATTTTATGCTCAGCGGCAATTTGTTGCGGAGCGCGAACGGAGGGAAGACCGGCAATCAGCCTAATGGCCGATGTCTGCCGGCCTTGCCTCCACGGCGAGCAGAGGACGACGCTGGCAGGGCGACGGCGTATTGTGCACTTCGCCCAATAGTGACGTCACGAGCGAGCATCTTTTTTATTTGCCCTGTCCCTCATcttccccccccctttccttctcTCACCCTATTGATCTGTTCGTCGCAGATTTTGCGGACGCTGATCGTTTCCTTTCCGAAGGAGGTCGTAAAAACGGGGTCGCGATTTGCGACCTCTTTCTTGCATAGTTTGCACGATTTTTGTTTACAGTGCGTACGATTTATACCAGTCATCGCGTGGCCAGTTGtcctgactatatatatatatatataaatatatgtttAGAATTGCTGCGTTGTGTCATGGAAATGCAAGTCTTCAGATACAACTGACCTTGTATAGCAGAACGCTCAGAGCGAAGAATACAGGCGCAGGCTTTCTGATGCTTACTTCTGGTGACCTGCACAAGGGTAAACAATTTAATTCACTTGAATAGTTCAGTGTGACTCTGAATACGATTAGCATTTTGTTACTTAGTGCGtgtatactgtcacgtggtagtgacggtgaagagagaacacagtagcagtactgtgaaagacgaaactagcttttattgggcgaacctgtgcccacaaaacaggctacacttaaagcacaacgatagcggcgaacacagtcggcgatcgtcgaaaatctgatcagcgggtcaagcgcgtcggcttttatagatcagtcgtcgaatgttccagattaactgatgggacccgcttgttttccacaaagttctacaccattcgtgtcacgcgatgaaatctgataacgcaaggttcggcgacaacagacacgcggatagaagcgtcgataactttccagaaacgtcggatacatgcagacgcgtccct contains:
- the LOC135920393 gene encoding uncharacterized protein, which codes for MELDTGAAISIMSQELSSRTSASACRCACFLKAVRRCSGATGFSKCASTGGKFAACNSYSVSPSLSVERVPQLKFLLDHHKDLKDELGTIRARTCHGAMKRAEEAAFTHRLWRPSGLPGESRN